Proteins encoded by one window of Halichondria panicea chromosome 8, odHalPani1.1, whole genome shotgun sequence:
- the LOC135340438 gene encoding BCAS3 microtubule associated cell migration factor-like — translation MPGGDAREVYCLCGEGETTRVAKLLPTPQSYKGVTPDKFPEARPIMAVVKKGRHNSGSTVAYFTLQLLSLRTNGGDNTVKKFVFKTRPIVDVHCNRRQLLFRRVSRVTPLPWELDGWPSRKPRWTWLVKTSNRISRKS, via the exons ATG CCCGGTGGCGATGCTCGTGAAGTGTACTGTTTGTGTGGTGAGGGGGAGACTACGAGAGTTGCCAAGCTACTGCCAACCCCCCAGAGCTACAAGGGCGTCACACCGGACAAGTTCCCCGAGGCAAGACCCATCATGGCCGTTGTCAAGAAGGGGAG ACACAACAGTGGTAGTACGGTGGCCTACTTCACACTGCAGCTGCTCTCTCTGAGGACCAATGGAGGGGACAACACTGTCAAGAAGTTTGTCTTCAAGACTAGACCCATTGTCGACGTGCACTGCAACAGAAG ACAGCTACTCTTCCGTCGGGTATCCCGTGTAACCCCGTTGCCTTGGGAACTAGATGGTTGGCCTTCTCGGAAACCGAG ATGGACCTGGCTGGTGAAAACGTCCAATCGAATATCGAGAAAAAGTTAG